Proteins from a genomic interval of Zingiber officinale cultivar Zhangliang chromosome 2A, Zo_v1.1, whole genome shotgun sequence:
- the LOC122044242 gene encoding uncharacterized protein LOC122044242, whose protein sequence is MAIDVRELANLANSSATWFSDRGIFSMMTSLKLAFSFSKSPTQFNMIGSGNLHPATEVEESDPSLFVPELALENICLSSAEVSDKTEDGHNDIPSSEMDEIFTSVMLQSPVHKTDATEDLVKRKPAKYFYYDSPLYEETGFWIPVSANGGYFPEEEEDFGKEMTMWDVVSEMLLTLRGKAATLSSSDLTSRQMPRTSTELLEQTWKQMADTLSEADFGHAAEILETQPPKWLPDSAAAACMLCNARFHPITCSRHHCRFCGGIFCNGCSKGRSLLPPKFRVADPQRVCDVCDVRLESVQAYSMNQISHASQLPTHDLTHLTTLRSWLNFPWGRTMEHEIYKAANILRAYTKVGSLKPEKSIPDVILKQAKGLAILTVVNVGLVVTYKIGTGLVVCRREDGSWSPPSAISSVGFGWGAQVGGELTDYIIVLRNTAAVKTFSSYGHLSVGAGVRAAAGIVGRTAEADVRAGDGGYAACYTYSCSKGAFVGCALNGNMVNTRVSVNTCFYGAPVKASEILLGSMPRPPAAAILYRALCHLLP, encoded by the exons ATGGCGATCGACGTCAGGGAGCTTGCTAATCTTGCCAACTCATCTGCTActtggttctccgatcgggggatcttcagtatgatgacctCCTTAAAGTTGGCCTTCAGCTTCTCAAAG TCGCCTACTCAATTCAATATGATAGGCAGCGGCAATCTCCACCCCGCAACAGAAGTCGAGGAATCAGATCCTTCCCTGTTCGTGCCAGAGCTAGCCCTGGAGAATATATGCCTTTCGTCTGCTGAG GTATCTGATAAAACAGAGGACGGCCACAATGATATCCCTTCCTCTGAGATGGATGAAATTTTCACTTCAGTAATGCTTCAATCTCCTGTTCATAAAACGGACGCTACTGAAGATCTCGTTAAAAGGAAACCGGCCAAATATTTCTATTACGATTCACCACTTTACGAAGAAACTGGCTTTTGGATTCCCGTGTCTGCCAATGGCGGCTACTTtcccgaggaagaagaagacttcgGCAAGGAGATGACCATGTGGGACGTGGTTTCTGAAATGCTTCTTACACTCCGTGGCAAAGCGGCCACCCTCAGTTCGAGCGACCTAACGAGTCGTCAAATGCCTCGTACGTCAACAGAACTCTTAGAGCAAACATGGAAACAGATGGCTGATACTCTGTCGGAGGCTGACTTTGGCCACGCCGCAGAGATTTTGGAAACGCAGCCACCCAAGTGGTTGCCGGACAGTGCCGCCGCCGCTTGCATGCTGTGCAATGCGCGCTTCCACCCGATCACTTGCTCGAGGCATCATTGCCGGTTTTGCGGCGGCATATTCTGCAACGGTTGCTCTAAAGGAAGAAGCTTGCTCCCTCCAAAATTCAGAGTGGCCGACCCACAACGCGTCTGCGATGTCTGTGACGTTCGATTGGAGTCGGTTCAGGCTTACTCGATGAATCAAATCAGTCACGCTTCACAACTTCCGACCCATGATTTGACTCACCTCACCACCTTGCGATCTTGGTTGAACTTCCCATGGGGTCGAACTATGGAGCATGAGATTTACAAAGCAGCAAATATACTTCGTGCATACACTAAG GTTGGATCTTTGAAACCTGAGAAGTCCATCCCTGATGTTATTCTGAAACAAGCGAAAGGCCTTGCGATCCTAACCGTTGTCAATGTTGGTCTAGTTGTTACTTATAAAATTGGGACTGGTCTTGTCGTCTGTCGACGAGAAGATGGCTCCTGGTCTCCACCCTCTGCCATTTCTTCGGTTGGTTTTGGATGGGGAGCTCAG GTTGGAGGCGAGCTAACAGACTATATAATTGTATTGAGGAACACAGCCGCCGTCAAAACTTTTAGTAGCTATGGGCATTTATCAGTTGGTGCCGGAGTGAGGGCAGCTGCCGGCATTGTTGGACGAACGGCGGAGGCTGACGTACGTGCGGGTGATGGTGGTTATGCTGCTTGTTACACGTACAGCTGCAGTAAAG GTGCATTTGTTGGTTGCGCTCTCAACGGGAACATGGTCAATACTCGTGTCTCCGTGAACACCTGTTTCTACGGTGCTCCTGTCAAGGCCTCCGAGATACTTTTGGGTTCGATGCCGAGGCCGCCGGCTGCCGCGATCCTCTACCGTGCTCtatgtcatcttcttccttga
- the LOC122044243 gene encoding zinc finger MYM-type protein 1-like, with translation MARSALVSEGFNSWKRVNDGEKCTFLIHVGLLSSSHNRCVKCVQDLMKPKQNIDKVLNSQSTEEIIKNRLRLKATIEGLLWLATQGCSFRGHDESESSLNRGNFIELLKFQAHLNDEIAKVVLHNAPQNAKYTSPQIQKEILHILANKVRTMIRDELGDAKFCILVDEAQDESKKEQMSLIFRFVNNSGFFVERFFEIVSVEDTTSANLKKSISDIFVQHNIQIHNMRGQGYDGASNMRGEWNGLQALFLRDCPYAYYVHCFAHRLQLTLVAAAKDVPYIWQFFSYLTSIVNFVTLSPKRLSDLQSAQQEEIAYMLAIGECESGTGANQIGTLHRPGATRWSSHYDSVRNLIDMYAATYKILGNLSENGPNGTIRGEACGLCNMIMSFEFIFVLFLMEKILETTDILCRALQNKSQDIVNALKFVSTTKVILLKFREDGWDEFFVKVKVFCERHNIEMPDMSCGYKVNRYCQQRDHVTVEHHYHYDIFNAAIDFQVMELNCRFSEATMELLALCSALDPTDSFKKFNMGDICKLASKFYPADFTQQEIHALRVELEHYQLDIVCDHEFQQISTLSALYREMIVTKKAESYVMIQRLIRLVLTLPVSTATATAERIFSSMKFLKTTRRNKMDDDLLSDCMILYIERQLSEKVDLESVIDEFYTLKSRRAQLK, from the coding sequence ATGGCTCGTTCTGCACTTGTTTCTGAAGGGTTTAACAGTTGGAAGAGAGTTAATGATGGAGAAAAATGTACATTTCTTATTCATGTTGGTTTATTGTCTTCATCACATAATAGATGTGTGAAATGTGTTCAGGATTTAATGAAACCAAAGCAAAATATTGACAAAGTATTGAATTCTCAATCTACGGAAGAAATTATAAAGAATAGGTTGCGCCTAAAGGCAACAATTGAAGGTTTATTATGGCTTGCAACTCAAGGATGTTCTTTTAGAGGTCATGATGAATCAGAGAGTTCCTTAAATCGTGGAAATTTTATTGAATTGTTGAAATTTCAAGCACATTTAAATGATGAAATTGCAAAAGTTGTGTTACATAATGCCCCGCAAAATGCTAAATACACTTCTCCGCAAATTCAAAAGGAAATATTGCATATTCTTGCTAATAAAGTGAGAACAATGATTCGAGATGAATTGGGAGATGCCAAgttttgtattcttgttgatgaagCTCAAGATGAATCTAAAAAAGAGCAAATGTCCCTTATTTTCAGATTTGTTAATAATTCTGGATTTTTTGTGGAACGTTTCTTTGAGATTGTGAGTGTTGAGGACACAACATCAGCAAACCTTAAGAAATCAATTTCTGACATCTTTGTTCAACACAATATTCAAATCCACAACATGAGAGGACAAGGGTATGATGGTGCAAGTAATATGCGTGGTGAATGGAATGGGCTTCAAGCATTATTTCTTAGAGACTGTCCATATGCCTACTATGTACATTGTTTTGCTCATCGTTTACAATTAACATTGGTTGCAGCTGCTAAGGATGTGCCTTATATTTGGCAATTCTTTTCTTATTTGACTTCCATTGTAAACTTTGTCACCTTGTCTCCTAAACGTCTTAGTGATTTACAATCTGCTCAACAAGAAGAGATTGCATATATGTTGGCTATTGGTGAGTGTGAATCTGGTACAGGAGCTAATCAAATTGGTACATTGCATAGACCTGGTGCTACTCGTTGGAGCTCTCATTATGATTCTGTTAGGAACTTGATAGACATGTATGCAGCAACTTATAAGATCCTTGGAAATCTCAGTGAAAATGGGCCAAATGGTACAATACGTGGGGAAGCTTGTGGTTTATGCAACATGATTatgagttttgaatttatatttgtgTTGTTTTTGATGGAAAAGATCTTAGAAACCACTGACATTCTTTGTCGAGCTCTACAAAATAAATCACAAGACATTGTGAATGCTTTAAAATTTGTCTCAACCACAAAAGTCATCCTTCTAAAATTTAGAGAAGATGGTTGGGATGAATTTTTTGTGAAAGTAAAGGTTTTTTGTGAACGACATAATATTGAGATGCCTGATATGAGCTGTGGTTATAAAGTTAATCGTTATTGTCAACAACGGGATCATGTTACAGTTGAGCATCATTATCACTATGATATTTTTAATGCTGCAATAGATTTTCAAGTGATGGAACTAAATTGTAGATTCAGTGAGGCGACAATGGAACTTCTTGCTCTTTGTTCAGCTTTGGATCCTActgattcatttaaaaaatttaatatgggCGATATTTGCAAGCTTGCATCAAAATTTTATCCGGCTGATTTTACTCAACAAGAAATTCATGCTTTGAGAGTTGAATTGGAACACTATCAACTTGACATAGTTTGTGATCATGAGTTTCAACAAATTTCTACTCTTTCTGCATTATATAGAGAAATGATTGTGACTAAAAAGGCTGAGAGTTATGTTATGATTCAGAGATTGATTCGACTTGTCTTGACTCTTCCTGTATCAACTGCAACTGCAACTGCAGAGAGAATCTTTTCATCCATGAAATTTCTCAAAACGACACGTCGCAATAAGATGGATGATGATTTACTTTCTGATTGCATGATTCTCTACATAGAACGACAATTGTCTGAGAAAGTAGACTTGGAATCAGTAATAGATGAGTTTTATACTCTAAAATCTCGTCGAGCACAACTTAAGTAG